The Primulina tabacum isolate GXHZ01 chromosome 10, ASM2559414v2, whole genome shotgun sequence region AGATAAAAAAGTGGGCCCGATTTATTTTCGTCGTATTGGGCCAGAGACCCACATATACTTCAACAGGTCAACCCAGTCGCCGATTTATTTGTCTTCACTTGCAATTTTGTAGTCCACAAATCAAAATTCTTTGTTTCATAGTATCCATGTGGGCATTCCCCCATGATAGAATGGATGGGCAAAATTTGCTCATACATATATAGaacccacttttttttttgaaattgtatatgtGGCAAGATCTTACTCATTGAAATTGAAGTGAGGGTAGTGCTCACATAGATAAGATCTCATTAACCGTAAATATGGGATTTCACTTCCCACCGTTTTCTCTCTGATTCAAAGAGATACACTGTCATTTCGCGGTCATATAAATTTGTGAGTTAGTCTATgctatataaattattataattatagatTATGTTTTTAAAGCTATTATGTCTAAAATATTCAATCTTGATATCAGTTTCTTATGAAATACCTAAAAATAAATAactacaagaaaaataataaagcatTAATATTGAAGTTTTGGAATACACAGAAGACTCTATTTTTCCGCagcaaattcaaattcaaataaaaaatgctACTAAAGCACGTTTAATAAAATGTGACAAGATTTTTAGCTCGGGATTAACCCGTTTTCACCCTTccttagggatgtaaatgaactaAACTGTTTGTGAACTATTCGAAGTTCGATTTGATAAAAGTttgtttgagctcgtttaatgaggctcgttaagataaacaaaccaagctCAATCTTTATAATATTCGgttcgttagctcgtgaacatgttcgttggtaagttcatgagtcaactcttagatgaaaaaataataattttgatatttgatttattgattttgcatattacttacgatatatatatatatttatttattaaatttatttattataataaatttacatattttaatatgAATGCTAGATTTTTctctaaatgtataatttactttttaatgaatttgatggaaatataaatttattattcatatttattatgctcgtttaggttcgataaaaatttaaataagttCGTGAACcataaatatattcattaaataaagctcgagctcgactcaATTATAAACGAGTCAAACTCAAACGTTTAAAAGCTCGACCGACTCAACTCCCTTGCATCCTTATCCCTCCCTACCCAAGACTCGTTTGTCAGCATCTCTGACTCGCTGAGAAAAAAGCTGCAGCCTTTAGTGTATCAGTGATTGCCCATTGTCGAGTGGTTGATTCTCGCAACCCGCCCCATTTCAGCCGCATGGTCGGAGATTTACCCGATTATGGACTAATTGAAACGGGTCGGATCTTTGTGGTCCGCTATCCGCGAATGGATGCGTTGCAGGAGTCGGGATGGCAGGAACTCCGGAAAGAGGTAAAACTCTCCTCGTATGCGAAGATCGGCGCTGGCTTCACCCAGGGAGGTATGCTGTTTATTTGCATCCTCGCTCTTGGATTGATTGTCAAATTGCTTTTGtttcattataattttttaaaaaatttacgtTTGCCATTCGCTACTGCCGAGAAGATGTATTTGGACGGTGATATTCAAGTGCTTATTTCTTTTTGTTATTGTCGTGTAAACTCTGTGACCTTAATATACGTGAAATTTCATGGTTTTCGTGTTGGAGAGGCTTGAgtggatgatttgaaatatggAGCTTGAAACTTATACGACTTGCTACAAGTGTGAGTGATTGTTGATCAAGGGGAGGGGGGATGAGCTTTGGTAGCGGAAGGTCGGCACTTGCTTAGTCATTTATTTAGTTGCATGGATGGAACAATTTGAGGTGAAGTTTAAATATTTCTCATTGGCACGATCTTGGGTCCTCCCCGGGCTGGGGCTTGGGCTGCGAGAAATGCAGATTCTGAGCCACACACGGTGCAGTGAGGGCAAATTGGCCCGTTTAGAAATTCTTtcttgatattttttatttctgcCCAATTTTAGCTTGAAGGTAAAAAATTATAGAAGTGAGTAATTAAATTTTTTGCAATTTTCTTGTCCCAACTCCACTGCAAAAGAAATGTATCGTCTCAAGGTAGTGTTGTGGTAATTAAATGGGCTCTAAAGATTTCAATTTTCTTGAATCTGGATGTCATTAATTTACATCTTCTCTGTTCAGCTTGGTGTTTGGGTTTTTGTTGCTTGAGTCGGTTTTCAGGTTATGTAGTTGCTACTTCACCTACTGTTGGGTCCAGCAGATTCAGTCATTGCTTGAGAAGCTTGCTTGATATAAACGATAACATGAGTAGATGTGCAGCATCAGCCGCTCCTACCACTTCAGTCACTCAAAGGTTGCCAGGCATAGGGACATACTGCATGACCCATGTTATTTACTCTCACCAGGCATCTTCTGACCATCGTATGATACTTGGGCCTTTAATCTATACGCTAAGATAGAATTTTAGAAAACGGATAATGGTTTTAATTTTGTTCGCTTGTTTTGCTTTTTGAAGTTAATACTAAGGTGGGCGAGATGGCTTATGTTATCCTAGATtctgttaaattattttttaaacctTTGTATAATAATTTTGATCATATATTTGCATTATTTTCCTTTGTTAGATACTAGAAAGTATTATTTCtttcaagataattatttataatgatCCAAACATGGTCATATTATGTGAATTGACTTAAGATATTATGTAGGAATTTAGGCGTATCCAGGGAAGCATTATCTCATTGAGTCAACACACGGAGCTTCTTAATTCTGTGAGAGATGACATTAGTGAGTACAAGGTGAGAAAAGTTGATTTAACCACTAGTAATAAATTGTTGCTATGCTTATTAAAGCTGTAAGTTGTGTTCTATGCAAACTTCTGGAAGTCGGTCAACAGGAATGCAGTTGCTACGGGAGAGAGCTGCCATTCATATCTCAGGTAAGGCATCTAAAGCTGCTTATTATTGTTTGGATAATTTCCCACAACAATTCTTCTGTTTTGCTATGGTGAACTTATGTGGAAGGATTGGAATTTATTCACAATCATTTACCTTATTTTTGTGCCTAGACTGACTGAGTGACTCCCAATCTGTTATAGATTATCCACTCACATTGTGGctaattaaaagaaaaatgatattcaCCCAAGTTCCCTATGTCGGTTTCAATGGCGTTAGAATTGTTTGATATGGTTCTAAGGATGCAATTTCGACATGTTTGAGCTTTCCTAAATTTTGAAGTATATTTTGAATGTGCGTCTCTGGTATTGTCCATTTAAGGATTTCGTATTTGTGTGATGGTAGTGAAGAAAAATACTCTAGCATCCATATTGTTATATTTTCCCTTGGATGCAGTTAAAGTTTATCCTTGCCTCGTGGTTGTTGCATGGTGGAATGGCATTAACGTTAATAACTGAGACCTAGTAATGTTGATTTTTAGGGATTCTCTTTATCGAAAAACACTTAATGGTGTTGAAATTTCTCAAAATTAATCTTATTTCGATAAGGATGATATCTCATCGGGCGCTTATGTATACATCTTCTGTTAAGACAGGGAAAGTGCAAGGATTAGGATGCAGGGACGAGTCATTTTTGTGAAATAATTCTGAGGTGATAACATGGCAACTGTAACAGTCAGGTTTGTAAGCTGGTTTAGAAGTTTGTTATTAAATATTAGGATGAATTTGTTGAATCCATTATTCGTCAAGTGGAATTTATTTGGCCGACAAGGGACTACTCATAGATCTACCCGTTCTTACACATGCTTTTGTCATATTTTTTTAACTCAGTTACAAATGATGGCTACGTTTCTGAATCACTGGCACTATTCCTGTTCTTGTTCTCATTTTTGTTCATCTTCTTGGCCACTTGTGACTTTCGCTGCGCGTGTTCTTTGGCCAATTTTTTTGGTCCTTGTCTTTGTTATTTTTGTCCAGGTAGTTGTTTAATATAGAGGTTTAGGTTTGTTAAGATCAGGCATGCAGCATGCTTTATCCCTTTTAAACAGTTTTGACATATTCTTACAGATCGATGATGTGATAAGTCAAGCTCAAGCAACTAGTACCGCGTTGGGTTCTCAAAGGACCTTGTTTGGTGATCTTCAAGGAAATGTCAAACTGCTCGGTGACAAATTTTCTTACATTCGTGGCCTACttggtaaattttttttttgaagaagcCTACTTAGTAATTTTCAAAGaaattttatattgtttttttcCCTTTTGAATATTCATTCATTCTTGATTTTCTATTACACCATCTCAGGTTCAATCAGGAGTAAACGATCAAGGGATGCTTTCTACAGAGTAATTGGTATATTATTTCTTAATTATGTTCCCATTTTGCTACGTCTTATCCACTAAACTTTCATTGACACAGTCTGCTGAAATAGTTGCTTAAGAGAAAACTCCATTTAGATTCTAAATTCTGAGAATCAAGGCACTCCACTCCCTTCGCAGTTTTGTTATAGAAAATCTAATAATGATCTGTCCCTCGCTCATTGAATTTCATTTGGTTTTGTCTGTTCGAACTAAGGTGGACAATCGGAGCTTGAACTTGTTAACAATAGATTGTTAGGCTGACAAGTCACCTGATTTATATTTTGCTGCGC contains the following coding sequences:
- the LOC142506162 gene encoding Golgi SNAP receptor complex member 1-2-like, with the translated sequence MVGDLPDYGLIETGRIFVVRYPRMDALQESGWQELRKEVKLSSYAKIGAGFTQGGYVVATSPTVGSSRFSHCLRSLLDINDNMSRCAASAAPTTSVTQRLPGIGTYCMTHEFRRIQGSIISLSQHTELLNSVRDDISEYKECSCYGRELPFISQIDDVISQAQATSTALGSQRTLFGDLQGNVKLLGDKFSYIRGLLGSIRSKRSRDAFYRVIVGRGSLITDVKEL